A DNA window from Hordeum vulgare subsp. vulgare chromosome 1H, MorexV3_pseudomolecules_assembly, whole genome shotgun sequence contains the following coding sequences:
- the LOC123404607 gene encoding uncharacterized protein LOC123404607 yields MATPPPPRRRAADATLEHRASLPRLQWSSAALVLRLHRGMQWCPPVLQTTKHAHRRRMFIRPSLPCASPQQPHRRLTALEHRRARWQHCIDASSDAIVVLP; encoded by the coding sequence ATGGCAACGCCGCCACCTCCGCGTCGACGGGCTGCCGACGCTACATTGGAGCACCGCGCATCGCTGCCGCGGCTGCAGTGGAGCTCCGCCGCGCTGGTGTTGCGGCTTCACCGGGGGATGCAATGGTGTCCGCCGGTGCTGCAAACGACGAAGCACGCGCATCGCCGTCGCATGTTCATCCGCCCGTCCCTGCCATGTGCTTCACCACAGCAACCCCATCGGCGTCTCACTGCGTTGGAGCACCGCCGTGCGCGGTGGCAGCACTGCATTGACGCTTCGTCGGACGCCATCGTGGTGCTGCCATGA